A stretch of DNA from Roseovarius sp. W115:
GAGGGTGTTAGCGTATCGGCGGCGTTCCGGGCGATCACCCGGCCGGTGGCGGGCCCGCCGGTAAAATCGATCTTGGCAATGCCGGGATGGGTGATCAGGGCGTTGCCCGCGCTGTGTCCATAGCCGGTAACCACGTTGAAAACACCGTCAGGGAAACCGGCCTCGGTCACCATTTCGGCAAAGGCCACAGCCCCGGCGGAGGCATGTTCGGACGGTTTGACCACCACCGTGTTGCCGCAGGCCAGAGCCGGGGCAATGGCGCGGACCATCATATAAAGCGGTGAATTCCAAGGGATGATCACACCGATGACGCCCAAAGCTTCGCGCACGGTGAAATTCAACATGTCGGGCTTGTTCACGGGGATCGTCGTGCCCTCGATCTTGTCTGCCATCCCGGCAAAGTACCGCAGGCCCACAGGCAGCGCCTGGGCCAAGGCACGCATTTCGCGCAGCAGTTTGCCGTTATCCTTGACCTCGATCTCGGCGATCCGGTCGATGTTTTGTTCCGGGATCTCGGCCAGCCTTTGCATCAGCAGGCCACGCTGGCTTTGCGTGATATCGCGCCAGACCGGATCGCGCATTGCGGCGCCAGCGGCGGTGACGGCGGCATCGACCTCGGCGTCTGTACAATCTGATATCCGGCACCAAACCTGTCCCGTTGTCGGATCGTAACAGTCGATCTCGGGGCCATCAGATGCGCGATAAGCTCCGCCGATGCTGATGGGAAGGCAGGTGTCCTGCATGTGTGCCACGGTAATTGCGCTCACGCGATATTCTCCTGCTCGTTCATCAGTTTGCTCCAGGGGGTGGCGTTGCGATCAATCGGGTTGATCTGTCCGGCGCTTTTTGACCCATCGACGTAAAGACCGAACCGCGCCTCGCGGAATTCAGATTGATAGCGCCGCAGAACCGATCGCACTGGTCGAAGTGTCACATCCTGCAAAGGAAGGTCCTGTACCGGAAACAGCCGCAGATCGTCGGACAATGGCCCGTCCTCCATGTCGCCATGAAAGATCAGCCAGGTCGCATTGCCTGATGGGGCGTCGAACACTGAATAGAGAAAGCCTAGTTCGGCACGGATGCCGGATTGGCACAGAGTATCTTCCAGTGCGGTTCGGCCTTCGCGAAACCCCGGGCGCGCCGCCCCCATCGGCAGCCCCCAACCTTCGGACGTTTGGCGCAGCAGGACCTGCCCCTGGCAATTCAGTAGGCACCCCACCCGGACGCCCCCGTGATGTGACACGGATTCCGCGGCGGTCTCGGCCAGGCCCAGATCGAGATAATGACCCCTCAAGTAGGCCAGTGGCCGTCCGTCCGTCTGATCAAAGCCTGCAATCCGCCCGATCAGGACGACATGATCACCGGCGTCCACCACGTTGTCGGTTTCACAGTCGAACCAGGCGACGGCCCCGTCGATCAACGGGTTTTTCAATGCACTGCTCCGCCAGATCACATCGGCAAACCGGTCGGGTACGCGACTGGCAAAGCGGTTGGAAATGCCCTTTTGTGCCTCGCCAAGAATATTCACCGCAAAGTGACCGGCCTGGGAGAAATGACCGATATTGGACGAGGTCTTGGCAAGGCACACCAACAGAAGGGGCGGTTCCAGTGAAACCGAGGTAAAGGAATTGGCCGTGAAGCCCACCGGTGCACCTTCGGATGTTCGGGATGTGACCACGGTCACCCCCGTCGCGAAACTGCCAAAAGCCTGCCGCAAGCGCAGCCTTTGATCGCTCCGTTCACCATCCTTCTGTGCTGCCATGGAAACGTTTTCCCCTGCTGTCCAATTCGAGACTAATA
This window harbors:
- a CDS encoding aldehyde dehydrogenase; translation: MSAITVAHMQDTCLPISIGGAYRASDGPEIDCYDPTTGQVWCRISDCTDAEVDAAVTAAGAAMRDPVWRDITQSQRGLLMQRLAEIPEQNIDRIAEIEVKDNGKLLREMRALAQALPVGLRYFAGMADKIEGTTIPVNKPDMLNFTVREALGVIGVIIPWNSPLYMMVRAIAPALACGNTVVVKPSEHASAGAVAFAEMVTEAGFPDGVFNVVTGYGHSAGNALITHPGIAKIDFTGGPATGRVIARNAADTLTPSSLELGGKSPHVVCDDADLDAAANGVVAGIFAAAGQTCVAGSRCFVQETVYEEVVARIVEKARAIKIGDPRRDDVQLGPLALWSQVEKVAEFVESAKSQGATLAFGGGRPEGLGDGWYVEPTVFTDVTNDMRIAREEIFGPVLAILKFSDEDDLLQQANDSDFALASGIWTQNINRALRFMRRIEAGMVWINTYRSPSVMSPVGGFKASGYGKHNGFAAIEEYSRIKTVVIDYSGAQQDAFVMRINK
- a CDS encoding flavin reductase; protein product: MAAQKDGERSDQRLRLRQAFGSFATGVTVVTSRTSEGAPVGFTANSFTSVSLEPPLLLVCLAKTSSNIGHFSQAGHFAVNILGEAQKGISNRFASRVPDRFADVIWRSSALKNPLIDGAVAWFDCETDNVVDAGDHVVLIGRIAGFDQTDGRPLAYLRGHYLDLGLAETAAESVSHHGGVRVGCLLNCQGQVLLRQTSEGWGLPMGAARPGFREGRTALEDTLCQSGIRAELGFLYSVFDAPSGNATWLIFHGDMEDGPLSDDLRLFPVQDLPLQDVTLRPVRSVLRRYQSEFREARFGLYVDGSKSAGQINPIDRNATPWSKLMNEQENIA